From Apium graveolens cultivar Ventura chromosome 9, ASM990537v1, whole genome shotgun sequence, the proteins below share one genomic window:
- the LOC141684782 gene encoding putative BOI-related E3 ubiquitin-protein ligase 3 → MAFQTWKQHQFTHITTTNRQSVNEQAGAARFNSPVQMGSSNPFATTMENPWLGLNHMLLGSSNMVIQTPTNPNTSTHSGPTYNTLPDDNRKRSRVSTENQVHNFNFNAPPPSSSLVKIRNDMIWLQETDRKLRQQAKRVRMQLAEKQSEAAGHLVDVVANPILKKLKEKDEEIVNMGKSNMDLKEKVNNVLHLNQAWKEYATSCEIKAMSKQNDLEEALAEVTRLQELLRSYGAVEAPPEEKNLNSHCGSNISGNNTQRIVQGYVRVKIEDDGETKGKKVQTETGEGSGVKKVCESCGHMEKTLMGLPWEHLCICLVCGTGESRPCGPCPVCAYKKTTAANTLSLA, encoded by the exons ATGGCATTCCAAACCTGGAAACAACACCAGTTTACGCACATCACTACAACTAATAG ACAATCTGTGAACGAACAAGCAGGTGCAGCAAGGTTTAACAGTCCTGTGCAGATGGGTAGTTCAAATCCTTTTGCAACTACAATGGAGAATCCTTGGTTGGGGTTGAATCACATGTTATTAGGCTCCAGTAATATGGTGATTCAAACGCCAACTAATCCAAACACTTCCACTCACAGTGGACCAACTTATAACACTCTACCAGATGACAATAGAAAGCGTTCCAGAGTTTCAACCGAAAACCAGGTTCACAATTTCAATTTCAATGCTCCTCCCCCGTCTTCTTCCCTTGTAAAAATCAGGAATGACATGATATGGCTTCAGGAGACTGACCGTAAGCTTCGCCAACAA gccaagagggtaagaaTGCAACTTGCTGAGAAACAAAGCGAAGCAGCGGGACATCTAGTAGATGTCGTCGCAAACCCGATTCTgaaaaaattaaaggaaaaagATGAGGAGATTGTGAACATGGGAAAATCGAACATGGATCTCAAAGAAAAGGTAAATAATGTTTTACATCTGAACCAAGCATGGAAAGAATACGCAACTTCTTGTGAAATCAAGGCCATGTCTAAGCAAAACGACTTGGAAGAGGCCCTGGCTGAAGTCACCAGGCTGCAGGAGCTTTTGCGTTCATATGGTGCTGTGGAAGCCCCCCCTGAGGAGAAAAATCTAAACTCTCACTGTGGAAGTAACATATCCGGAAATAACACACAAAGGATTGTTCAAGGGTACGTAAGAGTAAAAATAGAAGACGACGGTGAAACTAAAGGGAAGAAAGTGCAGACTGAGACCGGGGAGGGCAGTGGTGTGAAGAAGGTGTGTGAGAGCTGCGGTCATATGGAAAAGACCCTTATGGGGTTGCCATGGGAGCATCTGTGCATCTGCCTTGTTTGTGGCACCGGGGAGTCCCGTCCTTGCGGTCCCTGTCCTGTATGTGCCTATAAGAAGACTACTGCAGCTAACACTCTTAGCCTCGCATGA
- the LOC141683760 gene encoding vesicle-associated membrane protein 722-like — translation MSQKSLIYAFVARGSVILAEFTEFSGNFNSIAFQCLQKLPSSNNKFTYNCDGHTFNYLVDNGFTYCVVADESAGRQIPIAFLERVKDDFVSRYGGGKGATAPAKSLNKEYGTKLKEHMQYCIDHPEEISKLAKVKAQVSEVKGVMMENIEKVLDRGEKIELLVDKSENLHQQAQDFRSAGTQIRRKMWFQNMKIKLIVLGILIAIILIIVLSVLKSK, via the exons ATGTCTCAAAAGTCATTGATTTATGCATTTGTAGCAAGAGGGAGTGTAATATTAGCAGAGTTCACAGAGTTTAGTGGCAACTTCAATTCTATTGCTTTTCAGTGTCTTCAGAAGCTGCCTTCTTCAAATAACAAGTTTACTTACAATTGTGATGGACATACTTTCAATTATCTGGTTGATAATGGCTTTA CTTATTGTGTCGTTGCAGACGAATCTGCTGGTAGACAAATTCCAATTGCGTTTCTAGAGCGTGTCAAGGATGATTTTGTGTCAAGATATGGTGGTGGAAAGGGTGCTACGGCTCCTGCTAAAAGCCTTAACAAAGAATATGG AACAAAGTTGAAGGAGCATATGCAATACTGTATTGACCATCCCGAGGAAATCAGCAAACTGGCTAAGGTGAAGGCACAGGTTTCGGAAGTCAAAGGTGTTATGATGGAGAATATCGAGAAG GTTTTAGATCGTGGAGAAAAGATAGAGCTTCTGGTGGACAAGTCTGAGAACCTTCATCAGCAG GCACAGGACTTTAGAAGTGCAGGCACACAAATCCGCAGGAAAATGTGGTTTCAGAATATGAAAATCAAGCTGATAGTGCTGGGTATTCTGATTGCTATTATCCTCATCATAGTGCTCTCTGTGTTAAAATCAAAGTGA
- the LOC141686402 gene encoding uncharacterized protein LOC141686402, with product MNKAYDRVEWNFLEAAFLNMGFDNKVVDLIMSCVSSVRYQITHSGRSFGNICPHRGVRQGDPLSSYLFLICIKGLTSQIQKYERRRLIAGIRVARSAPPITHMFFADNSYVFCKANKETAQTVLSILHIFETASGINKRAIFGFLKDKLQDCIRGWDKKLFSKGGKEILLKSVAQTLPSYAMSVFLLPLELCREIERLMCKFWWKTDSKKDKCIHWKSWENMSVRKSNGGMDFRCLRDFNLALLGNQSWRLILHPNTLVNKIFKSRYYPQDSFLSAKLGNNPSYIWRSLMETQPILKQGVSCRIGNGRPVNVLEDPCPLVAMFSRQCGDIEKIATMCWMLWKARNDLDDGLERWEPPRINSVKINSDAAIFAESSYYSYAFIIRNHDGELVEARSKCSYG from the exons ATGAACAAAGCATACGATCGAGTTGAGTGGAATTTCTTGGAAGCAGCTTTTTTGAATATGGGTTTTGATAACAAAGTGGTGGATTTAATTATGTCTTGTGTCTCTTCCGTAAGGTATCAAATTACTCATTCTGGAAGATCATTTGGCAACATCTGTCCGCATAGAGGAGTTAGACAAGGTGACCCCTTGTCGTCCTACTTGTTTTTGATCTGTATTAAAGGTCTAACCTCTCAAATCCAGAAGTATGAAAGAAGAAGGTTAATTGCAGGTATTAGAGTTGCTCGATCTGCTCCTCCTATTACTCATATGTTTTTTGCGGATAATTCATATGTATTTTGCAAAGCCAATAAGGAGACTGCTCAAACAGTTTTGTCTATTCTTCACATTTTTGAGACAGCTTCTG GCATAAATAAGCGAGCAATTTTTGGCTTCTTAAAAGATAAACTGCAGGATTGTATTAGAGGTTGGGATAAAAAGCTTTTTTCTAAAGGTGGTAAGGAGATTTTGCTAAAATCAGTAGCTCAAACCCTTCCAAGCTATGCGATGTCAGTCTTCTTATTACCCTTAGAGCTTTGCAGAGAGATTGAACGCTTAATGTGTAAATTTTGGTGGAAAACAGATTCAAAAAAAGACAAATGCATTCACTGGAAGAGCTGGGAAAATATGAGTGTCAGGAAATCAAATGGAGGTATGGATTTTCGCTGCCTTAGAGATTTTAACCTGGCCCTTTTAGGTAATCAAAGCTGGAGACTAATTCTACACCCAAATACGCTAGTCAACAAAATTTTTAAGTCTCGGTATTATCCTCAAGATTCTTTTCTCAGTGCCAAATTAGGTAACAACCCTAGCTACATATGGCGAAGTCTCATGGAAACTCAACCAATTTTGAAGCAAGGTGTGTCATGTAGAATTGGTAATGGTCGACCAGTTAATGTTCTAGAGGACCCTTGTCCCTTGGTTGCCATGTTCTCA AGACAGTGCGGGGATATTGAAAAGATAGCAACAATGTGTTGGATGCTATGGAAAGCTCGTAACGACTTG GATGACGGTCTCGAACGCTGGGAGCCTCCAAGGATTAATAGTGTTAAGATTAATTCTGATGCTGCTATTTTTGCAGAGTCCAGTTACTACAGCTATGCCTTTATCATTCGTAACCATGACGGAGAACTCGTAGAAGCTCGTTCAAAATGTTCTTATGGTTAG